The Pseudanabaena sp. ABRG5-3 genome includes the window TAAAGCCAAGGATATAGCTTTTAACAACCTTTGTCTTTTAAAAGGTTTGGTGATATACCCACAAAATCCTTGATCAATCACTGTTTGGATTTTACCTTGGCGATTAGCCGTTAATATCGCAATTAGCGGTATATTTCTATTTTGTTGAAACTGAATTTGTTGAACTAATTCAACAGTATTAGACTCTGTTAGTTCCCAATCAATTAGAGCGATATCAATCTGCTTGTCTGTATCCAAATAAGCGATCGCATCTAATATATTGGTCGCTTCATAGATATCTGTACCAAAATCCTTAAGGTAATAACAAATCGCCTCACGAGTATGTTGATTTTCGTCAACTACCAAAATAGTTCTCTTATGTAGAGGTTGATTTTCGTCTACTATTAATGATGATATATTGTGGGGCTGACGATAAAAAGGCACTCGAAACCAAAAGCAAGTACCTATTCCTTGCTCTGGACTAACTACGCCAATTTCTCCCTGCATCAGTTCCGCTAATTGACGACAAATTGCTAGTCCTAGACCAGTACCACCAAAACGACGGGTTGTAGAAGCATCAACTTGAGAAAACGGCTGAAATAACTTGTCATAGTCTTTTTCATGAATGCCAATACCTGTATCGGTGATAGAAAATTTTAAATAAATAGGAGGCTGATCTAAGTAGTTACTTGTTGCATTCATCTCTGAATCGTTTGCTGATTCCACTAAGGTTTGTTCAAATAGGCGATCGCGTTCAACCTTGACAAATACTTCTCCCTTATCGGTAAACTTAATCGCATTACCAATTAAATTCATTAGTATTTGCCGCAATCTGACTGTATCTCCTAATAGAAGATTTGGTAAGTTCTCTTCAAAGAGGACATTAAGCTCTAAACCCTTACTATGAGCTTGCAAAGAAAATATTTCTAAAGTCTCTTCCAAACATTGTTCTAAATGAAAAGCCAAGCTTTCCAATTCCAGTTTCCCTTCTTCTAATTTTGACAGGTCAAGAATACGATTAATTAAACTCAACAATAGATTGCCACTGAGCCGAATATTATCAACAAAATCTTGCTGACGAGCATCAAGATTTGTACCCAGCAATAAGTCCGTCATACCTAATACACCATTAATCGGAGTACGGATTTCATGGCTCATATTTGCTAAGAAAATATTTTTTGCTTGAGCAGCTTGTTCTGCAAATTGTCTAGCAGTTAACAGTTCCTGCTCTTTACGCTTAATTTCGGTAATATCCCGTCCAACATATACAAAATGATGGCTTGGCTCAATATCATATTCTAATTGATGGTTAAATATTGTTGAGCAGGAAAACGAGATAAGAACTTCTTCCCTCTGTTTTGACAGACAGAGAATCTCAATGTTATAAAAGTTGCAATCTTCTTCTGTAACTTGTCCTTCATCGGATTGACAGGAAATAGTATCGAGCTGATGAGCATCATTAAAGATTACCGTGATTGGACTACCGATCAATTCATCTTGAGAATAGCCAAACAAATTTATAGTAGCGGTATTGATCGTTTTAATAATGCCTTGATGATCGGTAACAATTAAGGCATCTGCCATTGAGGAAATAATTTTATCAATATATTCCTTTGATTTTGTAAGTGCATTAGCTAGCAACTCTGACTCATTGATTCTTTGCAGCAAAATCTGAGATTGCATCATCATTTCTGTAACGTCTTCAATACAGATAATGATATTTTTGTCAGATTCTTCTAGCTCATTTGTACCGATGATATAAAAATCAAAATAGAGATTTTTCTTTGTAGGAGAAGAGCGGCAAATTCCCTTAATTTCAAAACTAGTTGATTGATTAAGCCAAATATTATTGAAAATCTCCTCTAAGCCAATAGTCTCTGGGAATACTTGGCGAATATCTTTATCTAACAAAGACTCATACGGGCATTCAGAAAATCTTTCAGCTCCATGAGATGTGTCTGTAATCACAAACTGTCGATCAATCGTTACAAAGGAGCGCTCTGAAGCAGTGAGAAGCTTTTTAAGAATTTTTGACTGTTTCATAGCAGCTAATGATGTAAAAGAATATCGACCTTATTGTTCTTTTAGGATATTTTTATCAATATTTTTGTTATTCTATTAAACAAATAATAATGTATTTATTCTAGCATTAGCATCTGATATGCTAGTGTTTGAAATATCTCATCAACACCTTCCCCTGTCTTCGCTGATGTCGCTTTCACTAATACTTTAAGTTCGGCAAATTCCGTAGGAATAGATTGAAATAGAATCTCTTTTTCATGGACTGTAATTAAATCGACCTTATTCAAAGCAATGATGACATGGGAATGGGGATTAATTGATTGAAAAAGTTGGACATGTCCTTTCAGGCTCTGCATACTTGCTTGCCTCGTAACGTCGCCAACAATTAATGCCCCTTTAGCTCCTTGGAGATAGCTAGGAGCAATTCCTTGAAAGCGCGTACTTCCTTCAATATCCCAAACAATTAGTTGCAATTGTTTTAAATCATCCTCGGTGGTATTTGCAATTGAATTTGTAATAGATACGAGTTTACGGGAGATTTTCACCCCGACTGTTGATAGATACTTATCACTAAATTGACGATCTACAAATTGACGGATCAAGCTAGTTTTGCCAACGCCGAAATCGCCAACAAGACACATTTTTTGAGAAATTACTTTTGGTGAAGAATTCATTTAGTTAAATAGTCTCGGACATTTATTTTAGCGTAGGTTCAAACTCTACCCATCTTGCTATTTGGTCAGAAGGTTGCTGAATAGATGGTTCTATTATCCCAGAAATATGTAACCGATTTGCATTGATGCCCTTCTGTAGTAGAGCATCACGTAATGCCTGAGTACGCTTTACCCCTAGTTGATAGTTCACTGTGCGATCGCCAATATTGTCACTTTTGGCAGAAATTTTGAGGCTGTAGTCAGGATACATATCCAGAAAAGCCTTAACTTCTATTAATTTTTCTAACTCTGATGGTTGGAGGATGGTTACACCAAAAGGGAAGTAAATACGAGTCGATAGCTTTGGCACTATGAGTATCGTGGCATTAGTCACAGCAGTAATTCCCGCGATTTTGGTGAAAGTTTGAGTGATTTTAGGGATCATGCTAGGTTGCTCGACTTGCCCTGTAATCGTCAATTGCCCATTATTGAACTGTGTAGCAATATTGACCCCTTGGGTATAGTTAAGCACTTTAGTAAGTCGTTGGACTTCTGCCGCAACGAGTATGGGATCTGGTGGGATATTAACTGTATAGATATTGTTGTTAATGTTGGCGATCGCTATTTCCGTTTTGGTTACTTCATTGGCAACTTGAAGGGCGCGATCGCGTAAATTTTGATTGGGTAATTTACCTGAGAGTTTGAGTTGTTGACCATTAGCAGCAACATTGAGGCGATAGACCGCAAGTTCTGGCGTACTTGCAAAGGCTTCTAAAACTTTGGCTTCGATTTGGCGATCGCGCTGGGATTGATATTGATAAATTCCCATTGGCACAAAAACTAAGGCAAACAGGGCTAAACCCAGAAAAATCAGAGCTTTTGATGATTTTTTAGGCTGAGTCTTTTCTACTTCCATCAAAGTCTTCAGTTCGAGATGAACTTTAAAGGGAACTATACTGGGATCACCATCAAATTGTTTAAGGCGATCGCCATAGACTTGGACAATTTGACCAAATACATCGCGAATTTTCGTCACAAATTCGGAGTCTGGCTCCCCACGAATGATGACTGCGAGATAGCAATAGCCAGCGACTTCTAATAAAATTTGGGAGCCACTATAGTTAATTGCATCAATCTCAGCTTTTTCTTCTGATGATCGTGACATACATTCGTTGGCAAAGCTCCGAATCGCGGTTAGCATCCCCGCTAACATATCTGAGTCAAGCGGTTCGATCAGGGTATTCAGATCACTCTGTTGAATATCAACCATCACTAATCCCGAAAGATTATGAATCAAAAATATCGCTTGCACCTCAAAGGGAACTGATTCTTTGAGAATCAACTCTGCTTCTGAAACACCCTGAATTTTGGCTCGCAATTTACGCTGTAAGCCTCCGACACTAAAGGTTTGCTCTACTTTTTCATTAATAGATCGAATAGCTTCAGCAAAATATTTGGCGATCGTATTGCCAATTACTGGATAAAGAGCATCTACCATTGAATCGCGTTCAAGGGCAATTTGGCGTTTGATTGCGGAACCCATCTCTGGGGCAATGGCATCAATAATTGCATCCCGATCTAGACGAATTTGTTCACGAATAGCGGCTCCCATCTCTGGGGCGATCGCCTTCGCAATCCCTTCAGGGCTACTGTGAATATGCTCACTAATGGCACTTGGCAAAATATCAGAAATCGCATGACTCATGGCAACTCGATCTAGTTGCGATCGCTCAAAGATAACTTCCGCAATAATCGGCATGATCGCTTGACACATTGATTCTCTAGATTCTGTCACCTTCAGACTAAGGATATCCGCAATCACTGGGAGCAAAAGTTGTACTAGTTCATCTGGTTCATTAATTCGATTTTCTAATTGAGCAACTCGCTCTCTGACACCAGCAATTTCGGTAGGGATATTATCATTCTCATTGTCAATTTCTGTAAGTCGTGAACCAAGATTACTCAGACCAAGAGAAGCATTTTGAATTAAGCTCTCTAATCCCTCAATTTTATCCATTAAGGCAGGATTATTAACCTGACTTTCAACAATCCCGAGTTTTTGTTCGACAGAAACTTTGAAACTTCTGAGGTCTTCGATCTCTGGTACAACCAGAATATCTTGGAGAAGATGTAAGGCCTGATCATCTTCTAAGGAAGTTGATGCAGAAGTATAGGAAGATGTATTTTTTTGATTGTTTTTTTGACTGCTTTGTTGATTAATGCTATCTAGTTTTTGTGGTTGAACTGCTGACTGTATTGGCAAATTAGCTTGAGATTTACCAACCCTTAATTCATTTAATTCATTCTCTGTTGGCAAATTAGCTTGAGTTTGATCAAGTGTTAGTCCACCACCTAAGAGGAGATCATGAATAAGATTGATAGTCTCACTTTCTTCTGCTTGTCCTAGTGGCAAAGATTCTCTAGCTTGTGAGGCAGTTCCATTACCATTATTCCGAACTGTATTAGAACGATTGTCAATGTCATTATATTCAATGGGTTGGATATTCTTTAGAAAAGGTAACTCATCAAGAAGACTAGGGAATGGATAACCTGAAGGCGATCGCATTTCTAAAGGTTCATCTAGAGATTCTTGAGACAAATCTAGATCTACCAATCTAGATTTGTTTTTTGGCTCTTCATACTCAGGGCTAATATCTACAAAGCTAGAGTTATACTCATAGTCGGCAACCTGTTCTTCATATTCTGATTGCAAAACCAGTGACTGATTTTGATTCTCAGAGTTTCGAGTCTTTTGGGATTCAATAATATTGAGTTCGGAGAGCAGAAGGAAAAACTTCTCAACGTCGCTGAGAGAATTATCATTGATATTTCCATTTCTCTCTGACATAGGATACGTTATTCTATACGATAGCGTCTTTCAGGTTAGGCATAGGAATATTACTACCCTAACACTAAATTCACAACAGCAAAATATACAAGAGTTTGTGATTTACCTTTATTGTGGTAAGTATGGGCGGCGCGAAGCGCCGCCCATACTTACTTAATCTTAAACTAAGAACCTATGAGAGTTTAGATTTAGAGCGAGCTGTGGTTTTCGTGGTGCTGCTTGAAGTTGGATCTGACCCTAGTGAAGTTGATCGCTCATTTTTTGGCTCCGAACCAATTATGTTGACCTGCTCATATTTCTCATCAACTCTTTCTTCAGCCGCCTCACGCAATTCAGGCACAAATTCTGACCCCTTCAGTCTCATGCCTAACTCAAATAGCAACTCCGCCAAATCATCTTTGGAGAGTTTGTCTTCACGGAGAATCGAAAAATGACGGTCTAGTTCTTCTAAAACTAGCGATCGCAATTCACGGGTATCATTTTGCAAACTATCTCTAGTTTGCGCGAGTTCGTCACGTAGGGCAACTCGTTGGGCTTCAACGGTCTCATCAAGGGTTTCAATACTATTGGTAAACTTGCGATTAAGGCGATCGAACTGTTGACGAAGGTCGGCAGCTTCTTCTTGGGCAGTCGAACTAATCGTTTTTAGGCGTTTGTCAATCGACTCAACCGCAGTCCTTAATTCAGTAGCTAAAGTTACTTTTAGGTCATTCAGGCGATCGCGGACATCCTGTTGAATTGCCGAAATATCTGACTCTGCCTTATCTAGACGACTAGTATATTCGCGCAAATGTGCGCCGAAAATGATATCGCGAATTTGATCAATATTGCCTAAGCGTTCGCGGATTTCATCTCTGGTGATTTCACCCATTGGAGTACCTCTAGGAATGTTGGGAATAAATATAAAGTTTTAGCCAAAGTTTTAGCCAAAAATTCAGCTTTTGGTCTTTGCATATTCTGGCGATCGCCAATACAAAATAACCATAGCAAAGTCTTGCCATTTTTGCTGTATAGCTCATGAAGGCAAAAGTAAAAGCAGTGCTTACCATTGCTTTTTTTGGTTTCGGAATTGGGTAAGATAAACACAGCAATGCTATTTGGCAAAGCTTAATTATTAGCAAAATATGTCTGCGATCGCCCAATTACCTCCCAAAAAACTACGCTGGCAGAGAATTAAAAGCTCTTCCCTTGCCCGTCAACGAGAAGTGTTTTTAGCTACATTTACATTCCTGTTTTTTATATGGTGGGATAAGTTTTGGCAAATTGATACAGCGCGTACCCGCAACAAACGGGCTGAGTGGCTAGTTCGCAACATGCTCGAACTAGGTCCAACATTCATTAAGATTGGTCAATCGCTATCGACTCGCGTTGATATCTTGCCACCTGAGTACATCAGCAATTTATCGCAACTTCAAGATAAAGTACCAGCTTTTAGTGCTAAAGAAGCCAGAGACATCATTGAGTTAGAACTAGGCAAATCGCTCTATACCATCTATCGTGATTTCGATGAAGTGCCTCTTGCCGCCGCTAGTCTTGGACAAGTACATCGCGCTACATTGCATACAGGCGAAGATGTCGTTGTTAAAGTCCAACGTCCGGGGTTGAAAAGATTATTTGATCTCGACTTACTAGCCGTTGGTAAGCTGCTCAAATTTTTTGATCGCTATTTCGCTTGGACTCGCAAATATAATCTACAAGGGATTTATAACGAGTTTTTTACCATTCTTTATCAAGAAATTGACTATGCGATCGAGGGGAGTAATGCCGATCGCTTTCGCAAAAATTTTGAAGGCTATCCACGCATAGTTGTTCCTAAAGTCTATTGGGAATATTCTACTTCGATGGTTTTAACTTTGGAATACGTTCCAGGGATCAAGGTGGATGATCGTCAAGCTCTTGAAGCTTGCGGGTTAAACCCTAAGGAAATCAATCAATTAGGAATCTGTTGTTATCTCAAACAACTGCTCCAAGATGGCTTCTTTCATGCTGATCCTCACCCCGGAAATTTAGCCGTTAGTCCTAGCGGTAGTTTGATTTTCTATGACTACGGCATGATGGCAGAAGTCAAGACTATGGCAAAGGATCAAATGGTAAAGACCTTCTTTGCAGTACTACGGAAAGATACGAATGAAGTCGTTGATACCCTCATGAGCATGGGTTTTATTGAACCGATCGCCGATATGAGTCCCGTCAAACGGATGTTGAAATTCGTATTAGA containing:
- a CDS encoding response regulator, which codes for MKQSKILKKLLTASERSFVTIDRQFVITDTSHGAERFSECPYESLLDKDIRQVFPETIGLEEIFNNIWLNQSTSFEIKGICRSSPTKKNLYFDFYIIGTNELEESDKNIIICIEDVTEMMMQSQILLQRINESELLANALTKSKEYIDKIISSMADALIVTDHQGIIKTINTATINLFGYSQDELIGSPITVIFNDAHQLDTISCQSDEGQVTEEDCNFYNIEILCLSKQREEVLISFSCSTIFNHQLEYDIEPSHHFVYVGRDITEIKRKEQELLTARQFAEQAAQAKNIFLANMSHEIRTPINGVLGMTDLLLGTNLDARQQDFVDNIRLSGNLLLSLINRILDLSKLEEGKLELESLAFHLEQCLEETLEIFSLQAHSKGLELNVLFEENLPNLLLGDTVRLRQILMNLIGNAIKFTDKGEVFVKVERDRLFEQTLVESANDSEMNATSNYLDQPPIYLKFSITDTGIGIHEKDYDKLFQPFSQVDASTTRRFGGTGLGLAICRQLAELMQGEIGVVSPEQGIGTCFWFRVPFYRQPHNISSLIVDENQPLHKRTILVVDENQHTREAICYYLKDFGTDIYEATNILDAIAYLDTDKQIDIALIDWELTESNTVELVQQIQFQQNRNIPLIAILTANRQGKIQTVIDQGFCGYITKPFKRQRLLKAISLALDIDILPSVDDLIVTQLVTEQENNIGENSAVEGLSNLKILLAEDNVVNQKIMMSYLSQLSCQADLADNGEQVLQLIKSKDYDIILMDCQMPLLDGYDTTQAIRKMEMTQELLKHIFIVAMTANAFKEDRDRCLAVGMDDYLSKPIRRKQLQEMLEHWMLKIRA
- a CDS encoding Rab family GTPase; amino-acid sequence: MNSSPKVISQKMCLVGDFGVGKTSLIRQFVDRQFSDKYLSTVGVKISRKLVSITNSIANTTEDDLKQLQLIVWDIEGSTRFQGIAPSYLQGAKGALIVGDVTRQASMQSLKGHVQLFQSINPHSHVIIALNKVDLITVHEKEILFQSIPTEFAELKVLVKATSAKTGEGVDEIFQTLAYQMLMLE
- a CDS encoding BON domain-containing protein — protein: MSERNGNINDNSLSDVEKFFLLLSELNIIESQKTRNSENQNQSLVLQSEYEEQVADYEYNSSFVDISPEYEEPKNKSRLVDLDLSQESLDEPLEMRSPSGYPFPSLLDELPFLKNIQPIEYNDIDNRSNTVRNNGNGTASQARESLPLGQAEESETINLIHDLLLGGGLTLDQTQANLPTENELNELRVGKSQANLPIQSAVQPQKLDSINQQSSQKNNQKNTSSYTSASTSLEDDQALHLLQDILVVPEIEDLRSFKVSVEQKLGIVESQVNNPALMDKIEGLESLIQNASLGLSNLGSRLTEIDNENDNIPTEIAGVRERVAQLENRINEPDELVQLLLPVIADILSLKVTESRESMCQAIMPIIAEVIFERSQLDRVAMSHAISDILPSAISEHIHSSPEGIAKAIAPEMGAAIREQIRLDRDAIIDAIAPEMGSAIKRQIALERDSMVDALYPVIGNTIAKYFAEAIRSINEKVEQTFSVGGLQRKLRAKIQGVSEAELILKESVPFEVQAIFLIHNLSGLVMVDIQQSDLNTLIEPLDSDMLAGMLTAIRSFANECMSRSSEEKAEIDAINYSGSQILLEVAGYCYLAVIIRGEPDSEFVTKIRDVFGQIVQVYGDRLKQFDGDPSIVPFKVHLELKTLMEVEKTQPKKSSKALIFLGLALFALVFVPMGIYQYQSQRDRQIEAKVLEAFASTPELAVYRLNVAANGQQLKLSGKLPNQNLRDRALQVANEVTKTEIAIANINNNIYTVNIPPDPILVAAEVQRLTKVLNYTQGVNIATQFNNGQLTITGQVEQPSMIPKITQTFTKIAGITAVTNATILIVPKLSTRIYFPFGVTILQPSELEKLIEVKAFLDMYPDYSLKISAKSDNIGDRTVNYQLGVKRTQALRDALLQKGINANRLHISGIIEPSIQQPSDQIARWVEFEPTLK
- a CDS encoding ABC1 kinase family protein; this translates as MSAIAQLPPKKLRWQRIKSSSLARQREVFLATFTFLFFIWWDKFWQIDTARTRNKRAEWLVRNMLELGPTFIKIGQSLSTRVDILPPEYISNLSQLQDKVPAFSAKEARDIIELELGKSLYTIYRDFDEVPLAAASLGQVHRATLHTGEDVVVKVQRPGLKRLFDLDLLAVGKLLKFFDRYFAWTRKYNLQGIYNEFFTILYQEIDYAIEGSNADRFRKNFEGYPRIVVPKVYWEYSTSMVLTLEYVPGIKVDDRQALEACGLNPKEINQLGICCYLKQLLQDGFFHADPHPGNLAVSPSGSLIFYDYGMMAEVKTMAKDQMVKTFFAVLRKDTNEVVDTLMSMGFIEPIADMSPVKRMLKFVLDRFTERPVNIYEFEQIKGEVVAIFEKQPFRLPPQMTYLLKSLTTLDGIARILDPEYNFSTAAQPFVKSIVLTRGRGNTLGALAQQAKDFLVYQLNKPSRMEILLERLEERIERGELMIQVKSTESDRTLKRINIAVKALIYACLTGFLLLAGAVLLVGTNGVYSGWAIAAFVGAGFSGLSLLRALVQLSIREKIDNLAEQ